A section of the Acidobacterium capsulatum ATCC 51196 genome encodes:
- a CDS encoding flavin reductase family protein codes for MLMNMHVIDPASHAYPEIYKLMIGAIVPRPIAFVSSRDAAGVLNLAPFSYFTGCSTNPPVVCFCSAVRTGPRPHKDTLENIRATGEFVVNIVTEEIAGPMNATSAEVAPEVDEFALAGLTPLASERIAVPRVAESPIQMECRLRQIIEISPLPGGGNLVLGDVLLFHIREDLLVNGKIDPDRLRAVGRMGGPTFVRTRDRFDMPRPK; via the coding sequence ATGCTTATGAATATGCACGTCATCGACCCGGCCTCGCACGCTTACCCTGAAATCTACAAGCTCATGATTGGCGCGATTGTGCCGCGCCCGATCGCCTTTGTGTCTTCGCGGGATGCCGCGGGCGTGCTGAATCTTGCGCCCTTCAGCTACTTCACCGGATGCAGCACCAACCCTCCGGTGGTGTGCTTCTGCTCGGCGGTGCGCACGGGGCCGCGCCCGCACAAGGACACGCTCGAAAACATTCGCGCCACGGGCGAGTTTGTGGTGAACATCGTGACCGAAGAGATAGCCGGGCCCATGAATGCAACCTCCGCCGAGGTGGCCCCCGAGGTAGACGAATTTGCCCTGGCCGGGCTGACGCCGCTCGCGAGTGAACGCATCGCGGTGCCGCGCGTGGCCGAGAGCCCGATCCAGATGGAGTGCCGGTTGCGGCAGATTATCGAGATCAGTCCCCTGCCCGGCGGAGGCAACCTGGTGCTGGGTGATGTGCTTCTGTTCCATATTCGGGAAGACCTGCTGGTGAACGGCAAGATCGATCCGGACCGGCTGCGCGCGGTGGGCCGCATGGGAGGCCCGACCTTTGTGCGGACGCGTGACCGGTTTGACATGCCGCGTCCAAAGTAG
- a CDS encoding isoprenyl transferase, protein MALYRRLDPERMPHHVAIIMDGNGRWAGKRSLKRFLGHQKGADAVQYIVETCSRIGLPWLTLYAFSLENNLKRPRTEVNFLMMLLRTYLNNNVQRMNDNNVRIRYIGRTEELPGEVRERMQWAEEATVRNTGTTLTLALNYGSRSEIVDAVRRIAAEVKAGKLQPGDINEQDIDRNLYTAYMPDPDLLIRTSGEMRISNYLLWQIAYTEILVTDRLWPDYRGIHLLEAIEEYQRRERRFGGLNTGTESDDVSSLPDRQLVL, encoded by the coding sequence ATGGCCCTGTACCGCCGTCTGGACCCGGAGCGCATGCCGCACCACGTCGCCATCATCATGGACGGGAACGGACGCTGGGCCGGCAAGCGGAGCCTCAAGCGCTTTCTGGGCCACCAGAAGGGCGCGGACGCCGTGCAGTACATCGTGGAGACCTGCTCGCGCATCGGGCTGCCCTGGCTGACGCTGTATGCCTTTTCGCTTGAAAACAACCTCAAGCGCCCCAGGACCGAAGTGAACTTTCTCATGATGCTGCTGCGCACCTACCTGAACAACAACGTGCAGCGCATGAATGACAACAATGTGCGCATTCGCTACATTGGCCGCACCGAAGAGCTGCCGGGCGAGGTGCGCGAGCGCATGCAATGGGCCGAAGAGGCCACGGTGCGCAATACCGGCACCACGCTGACACTGGCGCTCAACTACGGCTCCCGCTCTGAGATTGTGGACGCGGTGCGCCGCATCGCCGCCGAGGTGAAGGCAGGCAAACTGCAACCCGGTGACATCAACGAGCAGGATATCGACCGGAACCTCTACACGGCCTACATGCCCGACCCCGACCTGCTGATTCGCACCTCGGGCGAGATGCGCATCTCCAATTACCTGCTGTGGCAGATTGCCTATACCGAGATTCTGGTCACCGACCGGCTGTGGCCCGACTACCGGGGCATTCACCTGCTCGAAGCCATCGAAGAATATCAGCGCCGGGAGCGCCGCTTTGGCGGGCTGAATACAGGCACCGAGTCAGACGACGTGTCCTCTCTGCCGGACCGTCAACTGGTGCTGTAG